One stretch of Pararhizobium qamdonense DNA includes these proteins:
- a CDS encoding aminotransferase, which yields MPHFNPLIAKLSPPPVPSVLAWAKDYDGARGPLIDLSQAVPGYPAHPDMLTWLGEAAASPAFTGYGAIEGEDVLRSAYAQHVSGLYDAKIGRENIHITSGCNQAFICTAMAIAGAGDTILMTNPFYFNQQTTLAMLGIGVELVPCDAGSGFLPDVDAIAAALKPGIRALALVTPNNPTGAVYPPALLHRIYDLCRANRTWLILDETYRDFLPEGSGAPHDLLSIKGWQNSLVCLYSFSKSFCIPGHRLGAITAGPAMVEQVAKIMDNLQICAPRSAQSAVAKAIPALADWRAGNRAEIATRADALRHVMGKLKGWKLQAIGAYFAYIRHPYPDIRSEFVAEKLAKIAGIVCLPGDYFGEGQEGYLRFAFANADAQTILKLEERLSGFNLPGI from the coding sequence ATGCCGCATTTCAATCCGCTGATCGCCAAGCTCTCGCCGCCGCCCGTGCCGTCCGTTCTGGCCTGGGCCAAGGACTATGACGGCGCGCGCGGACCGCTGATTGATCTCAGCCAGGCCGTGCCCGGCTATCCCGCCCATCCCGACATGCTGACCTGGCTGGGCGAGGCCGCCGCCTCCCCCGCTTTCACCGGTTATGGCGCCATCGAAGGCGAGGATGTCCTGCGCAGCGCCTATGCGCAGCATGTTTCCGGCCTCTACGACGCCAAGATCGGACGTGAAAACATCCACATCACCTCCGGCTGCAACCAGGCCTTCATCTGCACCGCCATGGCGATTGCCGGTGCAGGCGATACGATCCTGATGACCAATCCCTTCTACTTCAACCAGCAGACGACGCTGGCAATGCTCGGCATCGGCGTCGAACTGGTACCGTGCGATGCGGGCAGCGGCTTCCTGCCGGATGTCGATGCCATTGCCGCAGCGCTGAAACCTGGCATCCGCGCGCTGGCGCTGGTAACGCCCAACAATCCGACCGGCGCCGTCTATCCACCGGCGCTTCTGCACCGGATCTACGATCTTTGCCGCGCCAACCGCACCTGGCTGATCCTCGACGAGACCTATCGCGACTTCCTGCCCGAAGGCAGCGGCGCGCCGCATGATCTCCTGTCGATCAAGGGCTGGCAGAACAGTCTCGTCTGCCTCTACAGCTTCTCAAAATCTTTCTGCATTCCCGGCCACCGTCTGGGCGCCATCACCGCGGGACCGGCCATGGTCGAGCAGGTTGCCAAGATCATGGACAATCTGCAGATCTGCGCCCCGCGCTCGGCGCAATCGGCCGTCGCCAAGGCCATTCCCGCGCTGGCAGACTGGCGAGCGGGCAACCGGGCCGAAATTGCCACGCGCGCCGACGCGCTCCGCCACGTCATGGGCAAGCTCAAGGGCTGGAAATTGCAGGCGATCGGCGCCTATTTCGCCTATATCCGCCATCCCTATCCGGATATCCGCTCGGAATTCGTCGCCGAAAAGCTGGCAAAGATCGCCGGCATCGTCTGCCTGCCCGGCGACTATTTCGGCGAGGGCCAGGAAGGCTATCTGCGCTTTGCCTTCGCCAATGCGGATGCGCAGACCATCCTGAAGCTTGAGGAACGGCTTTCGGGATTCAATCTGCCCGGGATCTGA
- a CDS encoding transglutaminase-like domain-containing protein, with translation MFIRLGYEIGISCDQPTPMMTFLSVDRARRHDIVSERGPISDPVVKMGEVTDPFGNVCMRMVVPAGGLRLSYDAVIKDSGRPDPVNRAAQAVPVENLPAECLPYLSASRYCETDRFGALAWRLFGEVEPGWARVQAICDYVHQRLTFSYGYTATLRTAMEAHDERSGVCRDYAHLAVTLCRAMNMPARYVNGYMGDFSETDNPAPMDFNAWFEVYLDDRWYTFDARHNAPRIGRVAVARGRDAADIPLIQTFGKHELTTFKVWTSKETDSALTKRHSRADVSLLTPWFSERWSKLVQQRELERGH, from the coding sequence ATGTTCATTCGGTTGGGTTACGAAATAGGCATCAGCTGCGATCAGCCGACCCCGATGATGACGTTTCTGTCGGTGGATCGCGCCAGGCGGCACGATATCGTCAGCGAGCGCGGACCGATTTCCGATCCTGTCGTCAAGATGGGTGAGGTGACCGATCCTTTCGGCAATGTCTGCATGCGCATGGTCGTTCCAGCCGGCGGGCTGCGTCTCAGCTATGATGCGGTAATCAAGGACAGTGGCCGGCCGGACCCGGTCAACCGCGCCGCACAGGCGGTGCCGGTCGAAAACCTGCCCGCCGAATGCCTTCCATATCTTTCCGCGAGCCGCTATTGCGAGACCGACCGTTTCGGCGCACTTGCTTGGCGTCTGTTCGGCGAAGTCGAACCGGGCTGGGCCCGTGTCCAGGCAATCTGCGATTATGTGCATCAGCGCCTGACCTTCAGCTATGGCTACACGGCAACGTTGCGCACCGCGATGGAAGCGCATGATGAGCGGTCTGGCGTATGCCGCGATTATGCGCATCTTGCCGTGACGCTCTGCCGTGCGATGAATATGCCGGCGCGTTACGTCAACGGCTATATGGGCGATTTCAGCGAAACCGATAATCCAGCCCCCATGGATTTCAACGCCTGGTTCGAAGTCTATCTCGATGATCGCTGGTATACGTTCGATGCCCGCCACAATGCCCCGCGCATCGGCCGGGTTGCGGTTGCGCGAGGCCGCGATGCTGCCGACATTCCGCTGATCCAGACATTCGGCAAGCATGAATTGACGACGTTCAAAGTGTGGACCTCAAAGGAAACGGACAGTGCGCTGACCAAGAGGCATAGCCGGGCGGATGTGTCGCTTTTGACGCCGTGGTTCAGCGAACGCTGGTCCAAGCTCGTGCAGCAAAGGGAACTTGAGCGGGGGCATTGA
- a CDS encoding PAS domain-containing sensor histidine kinase, translating to MDSQSSLFSRSGGKIPAKLAASEMLRRFNGLNWATTSLGALDGWPDALKAACRMLLASPIPMALLAGRDGIMLYNDGYIAIAGGRHPDCFGASVLSAWPEVADFNADIIGRVFAGESLSFEDQEFTFHRNGMAENVWLDLDYSPILNDDGTTVAVLALVIETTKRVTAEQELAHSREQLSLALGSSAVVGTWDWHVPEDRVYSDEKFAQLYRVDPKVARHGAPIADFIRTIHPDDVQQVGRAMQNAMQTGGRFSKEYRLVQEDGSIKWVLAEGQPLIDEHGTCIRFPGVSVDITAQKEALEAHARSEIGFRTLADAMPQMVWSTLPDGFHDYYNARWYEFTGVPEGSTDGEGWNGMFHEEDRERAWATWRQSLQTGEAYQVEYRLRHHSGVYRWVLGRALPIRDDSGEIIRWYGTCTDIHDTKMVQAEREIVAHELSHRIKNIFSVLSGIISLSARSAPESRGFADLLRKRIEAMGRAHDFVRPHSRTSRPVDLETSIFGLTQRLLEPYGLEDMESRITFAGDDTVIGDSAATPLALLLHELATNSAKYGALSHAGGRLAIAGRHDGENYVLEWKESGNEIAVRRPDQEGFGSRLMRISVEGQLGGQFHRQWDADGVRVHVTVPLASIARSSKLAARP from the coding sequence ATGGATAGTCAGTCGTCTTTGTTTTCCCGATCAGGGGGAAAGATCCCAGCCAAACTTGCCGCCAGCGAGATGCTGCGCCGGTTCAATGGCTTGAATTGGGCGACGACAAGTCTTGGGGCCCTCGACGGCTGGCCTGACGCACTGAAGGCTGCCTGCCGGATGCTGCTGGCATCGCCGATCCCCATGGCGCTGCTGGCCGGGCGCGACGGCATCATGCTCTACAATGACGGCTATATCGCCATCGCCGGCGGCCGCCACCCGGATTGTTTCGGCGCATCGGTCCTTTCCGCATGGCCGGAGGTGGCGGACTTCAACGCCGATATTATCGGTCGCGTGTTTGCCGGCGAGAGCCTGTCCTTTGAGGACCAGGAGTTTACGTTCCATCGCAACGGCATGGCGGAAAACGTCTGGCTCGATCTCGACTATAGCCCGATCCTGAATGATGACGGCACCACCGTTGCAGTCCTCGCCCTGGTCATCGAGACGACCAAGCGTGTGACTGCCGAACAGGAACTGGCCCACAGCCGCGAACAGCTTTCGCTGGCGCTTGGCAGCTCCGCCGTTGTCGGTACCTGGGACTGGCATGTTCCGGAAGATCGTGTCTATTCCGACGAAAAGTTCGCGCAACTCTACCGCGTCGATCCCAAGGTCGCGCGCCATGGCGCCCCGATTGCGGACTTCATCCGCACGATCCATCCCGACGATGTCCAACAGGTCGGCAGAGCCATGCAAAACGCCATGCAAACCGGCGGGCGCTTTTCAAAGGAATACCGCCTCGTTCAAGAGGACGGCAGCATCAAATGGGTGCTTGCCGAAGGCCAGCCGCTGATCGACGAACACGGTACATGCATCCGGTTTCCCGGCGTCTCCGTCGATATCACCGCCCAAAAGGAAGCGCTTGAGGCGCATGCCCGCTCTGAAATCGGCTTTCGCACCCTTGCCGATGCCATGCCGCAGATGGTCTGGTCGACGCTTCCGGATGGTTTTCACGACTATTACAATGCCCGCTGGTACGAATTCACCGGCGTTCCGGAGGGATCGACCGATGGCGAGGGCTGGAATGGCATGTTCCACGAGGAGGACCGCGAACGCGCCTGGGCCACCTGGCGCCAGTCGTTGCAGACGGGAGAGGCATATCAGGTGGAATACCGCCTGCGCCATCACAGCGGCGTCTACCGCTGGGTGCTCGGACGCGCATTGCCCATTCGCGATGACAGCGGCGAGATCATCCGCTGGTACGGCACCTGCACGGATATTCACGACACCAAGATGGTTCAGGCCGAACGCGAGATCGTCGCGCACGAACTCAGCCACCGCATCAAGAACATCTTTTCGGTTTTGAGCGGTATCATCAGCCTGTCCGCCCGCTCAGCGCCTGAATCGCGCGGCTTTGCCGACCTCCTGCGCAAGCGCATCGAGGCGATGGGCCGCGCCCATGATTTCGTCCGCCCGCACAGCCGGACGTCGAGACCGGTGGATCTGGAAACCAGCATCTTCGGCCTGACACAGCGGCTGCTTGAGCCCTATGGGCTGGAGGATATGGAGAGCCGGATCACCTTTGCAGGCGACGACACCGTCATCGGCGACAGCGCCGCCACGCCGCTGGCGCTGCTTCTGCATGAACTCGCGACCAATTCCGCCAAATATGGCGCCTTGTCCCATGCCGGCGGACGCCTGGCCATTGCGGGCCGCCACGACGGTGAAAACTACGTGCTGGAATGGAAGGAAAGCGGCAATGAAATTGCCGTGCGCCGGCCGGACCAGGAAGGGTTCGGGTCGCGCCTGATGCGGATCAGCGTCGAAGGGCAGCTCGGGGGACAATTTCATCGTCAATGGGACGCTGACGGCGTGCGCGTCCACGTGACGGTGCCGCTGGCCTCGATCGCGCGCAGCAGCAAGCTTGCGGCGCGGCCATGA
- a CDS encoding DMT family transporter, with translation MSETVLPSPSKPASSSANRLALIALLIGGAAIGGSPIFVRLSEVGPMATAFWRVALALLPLVIWSKTAGHTVTDQRPAGFTDYGLLVLPGIFLAVDLAAWHLALHMTSVANATLLANLAPIFVTLGSWLLFRARVSGVFIAGLATALAGVVILKGGPMALGDGQLAGDATAALAAVFYAGYILSIGRLRSRFSTNRIMIWSTASAALCMLPIAFFFEASFMPTSLFGWAILFGLAFISHAGGQGLIIYALAFLPPAFSSLTLLLQPVVAAILAWLLLSEPVGLMQAIGGAIVLAGILIARRG, from the coding sequence GTGTCAGAGACCGTACTTCCCTCACCATCGAAACCGGCCTCGTCATCGGCCAACCGGCTTGCGCTGATCGCCCTGTTGATTGGCGGTGCTGCGATCGGCGGTTCGCCCATTTTCGTGCGGCTGTCGGAAGTCGGGCCGATGGCAACGGCATTCTGGCGGGTGGCGCTGGCGCTTCTGCCGCTCGTCATCTGGTCGAAAACGGCGGGGCATACCGTCACCGATCAGCGGCCGGCGGGATTTACCGATTACGGCCTGCTGGTGCTGCCCGGCATCTTCCTTGCCGTCGATCTCGCGGCCTGGCATCTGGCACTGCACATGACCTCGGTTGCCAACGCGACCCTGCTTGCCAATCTGGCGCCGATCTTCGTGACGCTTGGCTCATGGCTGTTGTTTCGCGCCCGTGTCAGCGGCGTGTTCATTGCCGGCCTTGCGACGGCGCTGGCGGGCGTCGTCATCCTGAAGGGCGGGCCAATGGCGCTGGGAGACGGCCAGCTGGCCGGCGATGCCACGGCGGCGCTGGCGGCGGTGTTTTACGCCGGCTACATCCTGTCGATCGGCCGGCTCCGCAGCCGCTTTTCCACCAACCGTATCATGATCTGGAGCACGGCATCGGCCGCGCTCTGCATGTTGCCGATCGCCTTCTTCTTCGAGGCGAGCTTCATGCCCACCTCTTTGTTCGGCTGGGCCATCCTGTTCGGGCTTGCCTTCATCAGCCATGCCGGCGGGCAGGGGCTGATCATCTATGCGCTCGCTTTCCTGCCGCCGGCATTTTCGTCGCTGACGCTGCTGTTGCAGCCGGTCGTGGCGGCAATCCTCGCATGGCTGCTGCTCAGCGAACCCGTCGGCCTGATGCAGGCCATTGGCGGCGCGATCGTGCTGGCGGGCATCCTGATCGCCCGCCGCGGCTGA
- a CDS encoding aldehyde dehydrogenase family protein: MLDKRKFYINGEWVAPLVANDLEVLNPATEKPVAVISMGSAADIDRAVAAAKTAFATYSRTTTEERLALLEKLLSIYKRRYEEMAQTITLELGAPLSMSREQQADVGVGHLQGFIDALKRLHSREVLPNGDVMLREPIGVCGLITPWNWPINQIALKVVPALATGSTCVLKPSEFTPLNALLYAEMVHEAGFPAGTFNLVNGDGPNVGAALSKHKDVDMMSFTGSTRAGIAVSKDAAETVKRVTLELGGKSPNIVFEDADLEDRVSGSVLECFNNSGQSCDAPTRLLVQKSVYDKAVEIATRVGREAKVGNPAEEGSHIGPLVSDVQFGRVQALIEAGIAEGARVLVGGAGKPDGFETGYFVKPTIFADVNNTMRIAREEVFGPVLAIMPFDTEEEAIEIANDTNYGLAAYVQTGDPKRAERVAARLRAGMVHINGGPHRYGSPFGGYKQSGNGREGGRFGLEDFLEVKTVHRPDAA, translated from the coding sequence ATGCTCGACAAGCGCAAATTCTACATCAACGGCGAATGGGTCGCTCCCCTTGTGGCCAACGATCTTGAGGTTTTGAACCCGGCGACCGAAAAGCCGGTTGCGGTGATTTCCATGGGAAGTGCTGCGGATATCGACCGCGCCGTCGCCGCTGCCAAGACGGCTTTTGCGACCTACAGCCGCACGACGACGGAAGAGCGGCTGGCCCTTCTGGAAAAGCTGCTTTCCATCTACAAGCGCCGCTACGAAGAGATGGCCCAGACCATCACGCTGGAGCTTGGCGCGCCGCTGTCCATGAGCCGCGAACAGCAGGCCGATGTCGGCGTTGGCCATCTCCAGGGCTTTATCGATGCGCTGAAGCGCCTGCACAGCCGCGAAGTGCTGCCCAATGGCGATGTCATGCTGCGCGAGCCGATCGGCGTGTGCGGTCTGATCACGCCCTGGAACTGGCCGATCAACCAGATCGCGCTGAAGGTGGTGCCCGCCCTTGCGACGGGCTCGACCTGCGTGCTGAAGCCATCGGAATTCACGCCGCTGAACGCGTTGCTCTATGCCGAAATGGTGCATGAGGCCGGCTTTCCGGCCGGCACGTTCAACCTCGTCAACGGCGATGGCCCGAATGTCGGGGCCGCACTCTCCAAACACAAGGACGTCGATATGATGTCGTTCACGGGCTCGACCCGCGCAGGCATCGCCGTCAGCAAGGACGCTGCCGAAACGGTCAAGCGCGTGACGCTGGAGCTTGGCGGCAAGTCGCCCAACATCGTCTTCGAAGATGCCGATCTTGAAGACCGGGTTTCCGGCAGCGTGCTGGAATGCTTCAACAATTCCGGCCAGTCCTGCGATGCGCCAACGCGTCTCCTGGTGCAGAAGTCGGTCTATGACAAGGCCGTCGAGATCGCCACGCGGGTGGGACGCGAGGCGAAAGTCGGCAATCCCGCCGAGGAAGGCAGCCATATCGGGCCGCTGGTCAGCGATGTCCAGTTCGGCCGGGTGCAGGCCCTGATCGAGGCTGGCATTGCCGAAGGTGCGCGTGTTCTCGTCGGCGGTGCCGGCAAGCCGGACGGTTTTGAGACCGGCTATTTCGTCAAGCCGACGATCTTTGCCGATGTCAACAATACCATGCGCATTGCCCGCGAAGAGGTGTTCGGTCCGGTGCTTGCCATCATGCCGTTCGATACCGAAGAGGAAGCGATCGAGATCGCCAACGACACCAATTATGGCCTTGCGGCCTACGTCCAGACCGGTGATCCCAAGCGCGCCGAACGCGTTGCCGCACGGCTTCGCGCCGGCATGGTCCATATCAACGGCGGGCCGCATCGCTATGGCAGCCCGTTTGGCGGCTACAAGCAATCCGGCAATGGCCGCGAAGGCGGCCGTTTCGGGCTCGAGGATTTCCTCGAAGTGAAGACTGTTCACCGGCCTGACGCCGCCTGA
- a CDS encoding response regulator encodes MSCKILVVEDEIFVATEIEYLVAELGHNPIGIAADRVSAFNLAPFAEIALVDLNLRDGPTGTEIGRMLAEQHGVTVLFMTANPSQLADGVPGTVGVISKPVGEDDLRQVVSYAVAKRNSVAADVPPRLRVFQ; translated from the coding sequence ATGAGTTGCAAAATCCTGGTGGTCGAAGACGAAATATTCGTTGCCACCGAAATTGAGTATCTGGTCGCAGAACTTGGGCATAACCCGATCGGCATCGCTGCGGACCGGGTATCGGCTTTCAACCTTGCGCCGTTCGCCGAGATCGCTCTGGTCGATCTCAATCTGCGCGATGGGCCGACAGGAACCGAGATCGGCCGCATGCTGGCCGAACAGCACGGGGTCACGGTGTTGTTCATGACTGCCAATCCGTCACAGCTTGCCGATGGCGTTCCGGGAACGGTTGGGGTGATTTCCAAGCCGGTTGGTGAAGACGACCTGCGCCAGGTGGTCAGCTATGCGGTCGCCAAGCGGAATTCGGTTGCAGCCGACGTGCCGCCGCGTTTGCGGGTCTTCCAGTAA